The Streptomyces racemochromogenes DNA segment TGAAGGACAGCACCTGGAACTTCGGCGGCGACTACCGCACCCTCGCGGGGAAGACAGTGGCGGTGAGCAAGGGCACCAACCAGGAGAAGATCCTGCTGGACTGGCAGGCCAAGCTCCGGTCCGAGGGCAAGGACGTGGAGGTCAAGTACTTCCCCGACCCCAACAGCGTCTACCTGGCCCTGAGCGGCAGGAAGATCGACCTCAGCTTCGGCCCTAACCCCGCCATCGCCTACCACATCACGCAGACCGCGAGCAGCAGCGCGCCCACCCGCAGCGCCGGTTCGTTCTCCGGTGCCGGCGAGGGCCTCCAGGGGCTGATCGCCGCGACGGCGAAGAAGGACGGCGGGCTGGCCAAGCCGCTGGCGGGCGCGGTCAACCACCTGGTCGGAAACGGCCAGTACGCCCGCCTCCTGGCCGCCTGGAACCTCTCCAACGAGGCCGTCACCACCTCCGAGGTGAACCCGCCCGGCCTGCCGCCGGCCGCCTCATGAGCCGGGGCACGGGCACCGGCACGGCCACGGCGACGGACCCGGGCGCGGACTCGGGTCACGGCGCGGGCGGGCGGGCCCCGGTCTGCGCGCACGTCCTGGACAACGCGGCCTGGGCCTCGCTGTCCGCTGCGCACTCCGCCTTCGCCGAGCATCCGTACGCAACGCCGCCCGGCACGCCCCGCGCCGCCCGCTACGACCCGGACGTCGCCCCCTTCGCCGCCCTCGCCGACCCGGCCGACCCCCGCTCCTGGGCCGACTTGGCCGCCCTGGTCGGCCCGGGCGGGACCGCCGCGCTCTCCGGCCTCCTGACCCCGCCCGAGGGCTGGGACACCGTCGGCTCCGTCGAGGGGGTCCAGCTCGTCGACACCTCCTTGCGCGCCGAACCCGCGCCGGAGGCGGTTCGGCTGGGGGCCGCCGACGTACCGGAGATGCTCGCCCTGATCGGGCTCACGAAGCCGGGGCCCTTTCTGCCCCGCACCGTGGAACTGGGCACCTACCTCGGCATCCGCCACCGGGGCCGGCTGATCGCCATGGCCGGCGAGCGGTTGCACCCGCCCGGGTGGACCGAGATCAGCGCGGTGTGCACCCATCCCGCGCACCGGGGCCGGGGCCTGGCGACCCGGCTGGTGCGGGGCGTGGCCGCGGGCATCCGCGAGCGGGGCGAGATCCCCTTCCTGCACACCGCCGCGGCCAACACGGGCGCCGTCCGCCTCTACGAGTCGATCGGTTTCACGGTGCGGCGCCGCCCCTTCTTCATGGCGGTCCGGGCCCCGGCCGGCAGACCCGCCGAACACCCCTGAGAATTCCGCCCTCTCCTCCCCCACTTCCTTTCTCTTTTTCCTTTTCCCCTCCCTTTTCATTCGGCTCGTCAGGAAGGCCCCTTCGCCGTGTCAGAATTCCCTCTCCGGGCGGCCCGACGGGCGGTGGTCGCGTGAAGTTCCTGGCCATCACCCTGATCACGGATTCCGCGGACCCCGTGACGGGTGCCCCCACCCCCACGCGGGAGCGGTTCCGCGAGGTCGTGGCCGCCGCACAGCTGGCGGAGTCGCTCGGCTTCGACGGTTTCGGGGTGGGCGAGCGCCACGAACGGCCGTTCCTGTCCTCCTCTCCGCCCGTGGTGCTCTCCCACATCGCCGCGCTGACCAGCCGGATCCGGCTGTTCACCGCCGTCACCACTCTGAGCCTGCTCGATCCGGTGCGGGCGTACGAGGACTACGCGACGCTCGACCACCTCTGCGACGGCCGCCTGGAGCTGATGATCGGCAAGGGCAACGGCACCGCGCAGCGGGAGCTCTTCCACGTCACCCCCGAGGACCAGTGGGCGCGCAACACCGAGGGCTACGAGCTGTTCCGGCGGATCTGGCGCGAGGACGAGGTGACCGCCGAGCCGCGCTTCCGTCCGGCGCTGAGCGGGGCGGAGGTGCTGCCGAGGCCGTACCAGCGGGCCGTCCGGATCTGGCACGGCAGCGCCACGAGCCGCGAGTCCGTCGACCTCGCCGCACGCTACGGGGACCCGCTCTTCTCCGCGAACGTCACCCATCCCATCGGCCCCTACGCCGAGCTGATCCGCCACTACCGGGAGCGCTGGGAGCACTACGGGCACGATCCGGCGCACGCGGTCGTCGGGGCGGGCACGGCAGGGTTCCACACGGCCCCCACCTCGCAGCAGGCGGCGCGGGCGTACCGGCCGGCCTTCGCCCGGTACCTCGACGCGCACGCGCGGCAGGGGCTGGATCCGGTGTTCCCGACGCTGGAGGACTTCATCGAGCGCAGCTCGGCGCTGATCGGCAGCCCCCAGCAGGTGATCGAGAAGGTCCACCGCTACCACGCGGAGTTCGGCCACACCGTCCTGCACCTCCAGGCCGAGCCGGGCGGGCTCACCCAGGCCGGGCACCGGGCCTCGCTGGAGCTCTTCCAGTCGGACGTCGCCCCGGTGCTGCGGCGCGAGATCCCCGGCCCCTCCTTCCCCGGGCCGTCAGCGGTCGAGGGGCCTGTGGGCGCTCTCCGGCAGCCGCAGGTACACCGCTGACGAGCACAGGCACAGCACGGCGACGTACCAGGGGAACAGGCCCGGCAGGCCCAGCTCTTGCAGCAGGGTGC contains these protein-coding regions:
- a CDS encoding GNAT family N-acetyltransferase codes for the protein MSRGTGTGTATATDPGADSGHGAGGRAPVCAHVLDNAAWASLSAAHSAFAEHPYATPPGTPRAARYDPDVAPFAALADPADPRSWADLAALVGPGGTAALSGLLTPPEGWDTVGSVEGVQLVDTSLRAEPAPEAVRLGAADVPEMLALIGLTKPGPFLPRTVELGTYLGIRHRGRLIAMAGERLHPPGWTEISAVCTHPAHRGRGLATRLVRGVAAGIRERGEIPFLHTAAANTGAVRLYESIGFTVRRRPFFMAVRAPAGRPAEHP
- a CDS encoding LLM class flavin-dependent oxidoreductase, with the translated sequence MKFLAITLITDSADPVTGAPTPTRERFREVVAAAQLAESLGFDGFGVGERHERPFLSSSPPVVLSHIAALTSRIRLFTAVTTLSLLDPVRAYEDYATLDHLCDGRLELMIGKGNGTAQRELFHVTPEDQWARNTEGYELFRRIWREDEVTAEPRFRPALSGAEVLPRPYQRAVRIWHGSATSRESVDLAARYGDPLFSANVTHPIGPYAELIRHYRERWEHYGHDPAHAVVGAGTAGFHTAPTSQQAARAYRPAFARYLDAHARQGLDPVFPTLEDFIERSSALIGSPQQVIEKVHRYHAEFGHTVLHLQAEPGGLTQAGHRASLELFQSDVAPVLRREIPGPSFPGPSAVEGPVGALRQPQVHR